Part of the Sorghum bicolor cultivar BTx623 chromosome 1, Sorghum_bicolor_NCBIv3, whole genome shotgun sequence genome, tgaACAATAGATGAGAAAAAAAATCGAGTGTCCCAACACTCAATTGTTGCATAGACTGTCCCTATAAGAAAATGAAAAGGTCGTCACCAAAATAACAGCGCCCCAGCTATAAAGTTATAAGAAACATATATATTTGGCAAATTGCTAAAAATGGCCTGCTTTATTATCAACTGTTCCTTCAAAGTAACTTGTGAAATGAACATAATAGGAgcctctcaaaaaaaaatatactgaagaaaaagaacaattcaggccttgtttagttggcaaattttttggattttgggtactgtagcactttcgttgtttgtggcaaatattgtccaatcatagactaattaggatcaaaagattcatctcgcgatttacagacaaactatgtaattagttttgtttccgtctaaatttaatactccatgtatttgccgcaagattcgatatgatggggaatcttgaaaaaaattttgaactaaacaaggcctcagcagATGGCCCGGAAAACTCCTTAAGGCCCAGTTTTTCTAAGCTTCCTGATGGGATTTTGAAAGGCCTACATCCTCACTTTTGCTGCCAACACCCATAAGCAATAATAAAGCAGGCCGCGGCATGCTTCTTGGGCTTTTGCGGGAAGAATAATGAAGAAAAATCCACTCAGGCCACCGTATATACCGTCGCTCCTCCCCAATTTCCACACCGCCTTCCGTTCCGTAACGCATTCGGCCGTTCCCCATTCTCCACCGATTTGGCCCGACGAGGTCGCCTTCCCGCAATCCCGCTGTGCCCGAGCCCAACGCCGCGTCGCCCCTGcgacagaggaggaggaggaggaggaggaggaggatcccAAATTCTCCATCCCTATGGCAACGCGTGCGCAGCCGCAGTCTTCTTCGACCGGATCCGTGACGGTGACGATCGATGCGTCGTCCTCCACCTCAGCCCCGCCCCCGGCGGCCgcgtcggcgccggcgccggccccCGAGGCGGTGGTGCTGCGCCTGAAGCGGCGGGCCAAGAAGAAGGTGTCGTGGAAGGAGGGGACGGTGGACAACGAGGGCCTGGGCCGCAAGAGCTCGAAGAAGTGCTGCATATTCCACAAGGAGGTCCCCTTCGACGAGGACTGCAGCGACGACGAGGCCCCCGGCGGCGGCCACCGGTGCCCTCGCCCTCACGGTGACGCCGGCGAGGggaccagcggcggcggcgggtgctCGTCCTCTTCCCACgaccatggccatggccatggtcACCGCTGATCTCCGGTGCGGGTTATTGGGCCTTCTCGATCTCCTTAGGTATTGGGCGACAATCGATGTTTATGTTCAATCAGGCCTGATGTAATTAGTTGAGTGAAAACACCAAATTCGTGCTCTATGGTTGGAAGAGATGTTTTTGTGGTCGGTATAATTGTTGTACTGGTGCTTGACAAGCAAACAGGGCAATCGTTTGCTGAATTAAATGTTGACACCTATGTTTTGCTTAATATGATTTGAAGCCTGGTTGTTATTTCTGCCTGCCGTTGTGCAAACAATTTTTTGTTATAGAGCGGAGATTCTAAACTAAAGTAGTTTCTGATCCTAGCTTCTTATTGTGTAAGCTTCTTTTTATGCATATTTAATACTATATTATGTTCTTTTGTAATTTATGCAGTTCTCGAACTTAATTGCTGAATTTTAGACATTATATTACTTAATACCTGTATACCAGATTATGGGGCAAATTTTACGATTGTTTACCAAATTGCTCAATGGATTTTACTGAATTGCATGTAAGAATTTTGGTCCGGCATACCCTTAGGCAAAACCCTGGTTCTGCCACTGCTATGCCCAGCGGTGGTCCCTTTCCCATACCAATGAGACCAACCCACACCGGCAGAAGAGACACCATTGTCCCCCACACAACAGCAGCAAGATACAGCCGACTGAAACTCCCTGTGATCTGGATTATTTAGGGTCGAATTATATTATTCAATAAGGAACAGCAAGGTCATAATTGCACAGGTTACTCTCATACAAGTATTTGATGTAGGAACTAATTAATTATGAAACATTAGATGGCTATAGTATGCTCGCTATGCTATTTCTAGTTTTTCTTTTGGGGTCCAGTCACATTTAGATTTAGTTGGTCAGCAATGGTACCATTTATACTATAGAGTTGTCATTTTTCCCTTGCAATATTAACAGACTAAGACAATTTTGCTTGCAAAACTTTGTTGATTCAATACCTTACAATTATTCTATATGCACTTGTCAGAGGAATGTTTGCACAAATCATGCAAAGTGGAGGGCAATCTTGTTTATCCACGGCCAACTACTTCTCACAGTTACAAGTGTGAGAAGTAGTTGGCCTTGTAACTGTGAGTACAACCTATGCCATCCttgtcaagaaaaaaaaaacccctATGCCATCCTTCTCCCTCGAACATCCCTAGAGTACTACCTGCTCAGGAGCCTGCAGTTTCCCTCCCCTATTGTTTGTACAATCATACTACCATAATTATGTCACAGATGAGAACTTTGAATTCTAAACTAGCATACAAAGTTTAGCAAATGATGTCACAGATTCAGAATTTTTACACAATGATCAGATGAGGAAAATAATGAGGTTGCCCTCTGCTCCTCTTCCTCTGCACGTCGACCTTATAAAGGTTAATTGccctagccctttgtgtttgttgtTGTTCTTGTATTAAAATTAATTGCAGTACACAATGGCACCACCCTGATTTGTGAATTACccttttatatttgataaaaaaaTTGTTCATATGCTTACTATCTGAAGTAGTAGCTTTATTAGTTTAAGCACTTCATCTGAAGTAGTTCCTTTACTGTCATGAAGTGCCAATGCTCGTTGCTCCCTGCGCCCTTTATATACGGGTATAAAAATGCTCATAAACATATTTGATAAAATTCTTGGAAGCGCTGTGTACTGAATAAACTATTGCTTTTTAAGGAAGTACAACAGAGCAACTGAACAAAGATAAACTCACGAAAGAAATAACTTTCTGCTTGCATCTATAACTCGACAGCTTCACTTCGAACATTAGTCTGTGTTGTGCCATGAGACTATCCAGGTAAATTAAACTACAAAGCTACAGTTACCACGAGGTGAAGCTGATTTTGCCTAGTCAATTTTGCCTACTTCTACTTAACAAGGTTATAGGCTGACCAGCTATTTTCTGCATTTTTTAGTTCCCAATTTGACAATCtatgattggtaattggtatGTGCAATATATGATCAGCAAATTGAGTTACTGTATGCTAGCATGGGACACTCATTTGTAAATACTTTTCACGCAAAATTTATCTTTGTAGCAACTTCTgtacacttgtgaaaagccatGTTCTTTTCCCTTGAATCACTTAAAGGAACCCTTGAACAGTTGTAACTGGCTGCTTACGTTGCTGAATTTCTGTCCTCTTTTGACCAGGGATTCTGATTTGTGGGAAATGCTCCCCTGAGTTTTGATATTTCTTATTTGCGTTTTGGATGTAAATTTCTGTTCTTGTTTATGCATTAATCAATTTCAGTTTTGTTGCATGTCGATTAATAACAGCTGGTATTCCTTATGTTTGATCTTTAGGTGTTCTAGATGTATTATACTtccctctatcccaaattataaggcattccaaaaatcttagagagacaaaacatcttaagtttgataaaaaatatagaaagaattataaagatttatgagatCAAATggatatattataaaatataattaatgaataaCCTAattatacttagttggtatcataaatattattaaattttgaactctctaagatttttagaatgacttatagtttaagatggagggagtaggtaAATGCGTGCGTACGGTACCATGCTATTATCTCAGACTAACTATATTGTAAGCTTGTCAGTTGTCAGCTTGAAAAAAAACTGCAGTTCGGCTGCCGCCGTTAGCAGGTTTACCAAAGATAATTCTGCCATACGACTTGCACTGCACGACCAGCATGCTAAATTCATATCCCATGAGATTTTATCCTCTAGTTcattcgcttgtcttataagctTTTTTTTTCGCGATCGGGCCATTCAcccgtatttcattaagagggaaaAGTCTTATAAgctttattttttctatcagacaacaatgtttttcttttaTGATAAATCAACGAATAATGCTTTCAGCCATGACATTTTCTGCTATGGCTGCTATGAGTGGTGAGTGCTCTATCCCATGAGATTTTGTCTGCTATGAGTCAGTGGTGACAATCATGATATGCTGCATAAGTGAAGTTGTATTGTACGACGCCCATCGTGCACCTCAAAGCCAAACGCATAGGCTAAGCTGTGGCATAGATTAGCACTTAAGCGTTGCTTTTTGAAGCAGATTTCATCAATggcaaaagccaaaaaaaaaaagccctCCAATGCAGTGGCAAATGATCACGTCTTTAACAAAAAAGGGTAGCAACGCCTGCTGTTGATTTATTCTTTATTCAATATCAGCATAATCAACGAACAATATGTGCCTCCAAATAAGGTTTGATTGTTTGTCTCTGTAAGATAATGCAGGCATAAATACAACAAATCACTGAGAGGGGCCCTGAGGATCGTAATAGGTTAGATATACAAGTCACAACCCTGACGGGAGGCTTAAACATTCAaggattttggaagcacctcttGTGGCACTAAGGATTGCTCCTTCGACACTTGGGTTTGTACAGAAATCTCCACAAATTGCCAATTTCGTGCTCTTGTCCCAAACACACTTATCATCTCCACTAATTGCAATAGCTGGGAAAGCAGCACCCCTGCAATTTTATACATATTATCAAATACCAACAGGGATGAGGGAAAATGCTAGTTCTTTCAATACAATTAAAGACGACAACCTTAAAAGATAATATGGTTGAAAAAACTGACCATCTGTGAGCTCTCATAAAAATTGGTTGTGGAATGCTTAATCCAGTCGCCTGGAATTCACTGAACAATTCATCTGCCACCTTAGCAAGTGCCTCCGCTGAAGGTTTCCGTGGACCAATATTCTTTACTACCTTGGAAGCATACTCAGTTGTCGAATGCAATACCCAAGATTGTCTGAATGCAAACAAAAAGTACATGGAGCAAAATTTGTGACACCAGATAACGTACTATGTGTACACACAAAATAACAAAGACATGTACCTGTTAGGAGGTACACAAGCACGCCCTGGCTTACTACTATTACAAAAGGCCCAACTCAGAGAATTGGAATTGTTGAAAGAGAAACCATGAACAGGTACCTGATTAAAACATCATTAGCAAGACAAATAGACATTTTTGCAGGAGGCAGATGAATAAATTCAGAAACCAATAAATGAAAGTTGCTTATATCATTAGCTAGGGAACAGCCTCACGTCCATAATTACCATGATAGCAGTTAATATACAGCTTACTAACTTGAGCATTTTGGGATACATATATTTCCTGC contains:
- the LOC8083927 gene encoding protein phosphatase 1 regulatory subunit 11, with the protein product MATRAQPQSSSTGSVTVTIDASSSTSAPPPAAASAPAPAPEAVVLRLKRRAKKKVSWKEGTVDNEGLGRKSSKKCCIFHKEVPFDEDCSDDEAPGGGHRCPRPHGDAGEGTSGGGGCSSSSHDHGHGHGHR